A genomic region of uncultured Paludibaculum sp. contains the following coding sequences:
- a CDS encoding Gfo/Idh/MocA family oxidoreductase: MNRRSFVLSAGTAAASSAAIGANDRVRAGIIGSGGRGRLLTAEFKEVGAEMAAVCDVYQPNLEAGLKAANTGAKSFSDYRRMLEDKSLDAVVVATPDHWHARMVIDAVNAGKDVYVEKPMCHKIEEGLEMVEVVRRTKRVVQVGMQRRSSPLFIAARDVANSGVLGEVRLVTSWWLNRQDGLSSATLKGPLDWKQWLGTAPQLEMSSQRFFNWYYYWDYSGGLLIGQAAHVVDAIQWFMNSTHPVAVTCSGGRVNLPGAEIPETASIIIEYPENYMATFTLGYKAMRYPTSLDQMKQFHGSKARLDVGREGFRLFPEQTGPELKAVKEDIQPGSFGPATRQHIRNFLECTKSRKDPNAPVEAGLATAIVLCMTLDSLRSGRRLRWNAETRRVES; encoded by the coding sequence ATGAATCGCAGAAGTTTTGTTCTCTCAGCGGGTACAGCCGCCGCTTCCAGTGCGGCGATCGGCGCGAACGACCGCGTGCGGGCCGGCATCATTGGCAGCGGCGGACGCGGGCGGCTGCTGACGGCCGAGTTCAAGGAAGTAGGCGCCGAGATGGCGGCGGTGTGCGACGTCTACCAGCCGAATCTCGAGGCCGGCCTGAAGGCGGCGAACACGGGCGCGAAGTCGTTCAGCGACTACCGCCGGATGCTGGAAGACAAGTCGCTGGATGCCGTGGTGGTGGCAACTCCGGACCACTGGCATGCCCGCATGGTGATCGACGCCGTGAACGCAGGCAAGGACGTCTACGTCGAGAAGCCGATGTGCCACAAGATCGAAGAGGGCCTCGAGATGGTGGAGGTGGTGCGGCGCACGAAGCGGGTGGTGCAGGTGGGCATGCAGCGGCGCAGTTCGCCTCTGTTCATCGCGGCGAGGGACGTGGCGAACTCGGGTGTGCTGGGCGAGGTGCGTCTGGTGACGTCGTGGTGGCTGAATCGCCAGGATGGCTTGAGCAGCGCCACGCTGAAGGGTCCACTGGACTGGAAGCAATGGCTGGGCACGGCTCCGCAGCTTGAGATGAGCTCCCAGCGGTTCTTCAACTGGTATTACTACTGGGATTACTCGGGCGGGCTGTTGATTGGCCAGGCGGCGCACGTCGTGGATGCGATCCAGTGGTTCATGAACTCGACGCATCCGGTGGCGGTGACGTGCTCCGGCGGACGGGTGAATCTACCGGGCGCGGAGATACCGGAGACGGCCAGCATCATCATCGAGTACCCTGAAAATTACATGGCCACCTTCACGCTAGGGTACAAGGCCATGCGATATCCCACGTCGCTGGATCAGATGAAGCAGTTCCATGGCTCCAAGGCGAGACTGGATGTTGGCCGCGAGGGCTTCCGGTTGTTCCCGGAACAGACAGGACCAGAGTTGAAGGCGGTGAAGGAAGACATCCAACCGGGTTCCTTCGGGCCGGCCACCCGCCAGCACATCCGCAACTTCCTGGAGTGTACAAAGAGCCGCAAGGATCCGAATGCGCCCGTGGAAGCCGGACTGGCAACCGCGATCGTACTTTGCATGACCCTGGACTCGTTGCGCAGCGGCCGCCGGCTGCGATGGAACGCCGAAACCCGGCGCGTGGAATCCTAG
- the typA gene encoding translational GTPase TypA, producing the protein MLVSNPNLRNIAIIAHVDHGKTTLVDSMFKQSGIYRSNETVQDRAMDSNELERERGITILSKTTGVRYHGIKINIVDTPGHSDFGGEVERALKLVDGVMLLVDASEGPLPQTRYVLSKALEQGLTPIVVINKIDRPDARIQEVLNEVFDLFIDLDAAEEQLEFPIVYTIARDGIAKNSPEDPSETLEPLFEAIVKHIPPPEGDPDGILQFQVANLDYSDYLGRIAIGRIFQGTLRLGDEVSVCRLDGQVHKTKITKLYSFEGLKRVDETVGTPGDVLAIAGVEGITIGETVSHPDTPKAMPKIRIDEPTIGMVFTINTSPFAGREGQWVTSRNLRDRLEKELLTNVSLKVEGGPDAFQVMGRGELQLAILIEMMRREGFELMVGKPQILTREINGKLSEPLELLVVDVPEQYVGVVIEKMGMRKGKMSKMVNHGSGRVRLEFQVPSRGLIGLRSEMLTDTKGTAIMNSLFQGYIEWQGDIPMRSTGALVSDRAGTSTGYAIFNLQERGVMFIAPVTEVYEGMLVGENSRTDDLVVNIVKEKKLTNMRSSSADEAIRLVPPRILNLEQAIEFINEDEWVEVTPKSIRLRKKILKANQR; encoded by the coding sequence ATGCTAGTTTCGAACCCAAATCTTCGCAATATCGCCATCATTGCGCACGTCGACCATGGCAAGACGACGCTGGTGGACTCCATGTTCAAGCAGAGCGGAATCTATCGCAGCAACGAGACGGTGCAGGATCGCGCGATGGACTCCAACGAGCTGGAACGCGAACGCGGCATCACCATTCTGTCGAAGACCACCGGCGTACGGTATCACGGCATCAAGATCAACATCGTCGACACTCCTGGCCACTCCGACTTCGGCGGTGAGGTGGAGCGTGCGCTAAAGCTGGTGGACGGCGTCATGCTGCTGGTGGACGCCAGCGAAGGCCCGCTGCCCCAGACCCGCTATGTGCTGTCCAAAGCGCTGGAGCAGGGTCTCACGCCGATCGTCGTCATCAACAAGATCGACCGGCCCGACGCGCGTATTCAGGAAGTCCTGAACGAGGTCTTTGACCTCTTCATCGACCTGGACGCCGCCGAGGAGCAGCTCGAGTTCCCCATCGTCTACACCATCGCCCGCGACGGCATTGCCAAGAACTCGCCTGAAGATCCTTCGGAGACGCTGGAGCCGCTGTTCGAAGCGATTGTGAAGCACATCCCGCCGCCGGAAGGCGATCCCGACGGGATCCTGCAGTTCCAGGTGGCCAATCTCGACTACTCCGACTACCTGGGCCGTATCGCCATCGGCCGCATCTTCCAGGGTACGCTGCGCCTGGGTGATGAGGTGAGCGTGTGCCGTCTGGACGGGCAGGTGCACAAGACGAAGATCACCAAGCTCTACTCTTTCGAGGGCTTGAAGCGCGTGGACGAGACCGTGGGGACGCCTGGCGATGTGCTGGCGATCGCCGGCGTCGAGGGTATTACCATCGGCGAGACGGTGAGCCATCCCGATACACCCAAGGCGATGCCGAAGATCCGCATCGACGAGCCGACCATTGGCATGGTGTTCACGATCAACACTTCGCCATTCGCGGGCCGGGAAGGCCAGTGGGTGACGTCGCGCAACCTGCGTGACCGCCTGGAGAAGGAGCTGCTCACGAACGTCTCTCTGAAGGTGGAGGGCGGTCCGGACGCGTTTCAGGTGATGGGCCGCGGCGAGTTGCAGCTGGCCATCCTCATCGAGATGATGCGGCGTGAAGGGTTTGAGTTGATGGTGGGCAAGCCGCAGATCCTGACCAGGGAGATCAACGGCAAGCTGAGCGAGCCGCTGGAACTGCTGGTGGTGGACGTGCCGGAGCAGTATGTGGGCGTGGTCATCGAGAAGATGGGCATGCGCAAGGGCAAGATGTCCAAGATGGTGAACCATGGTTCCGGCCGCGTCCGGCTTGAGTTCCAGGTCCCCTCCCGCGGCCTCATCGGGCTGCGCAGTGAGATGCTGACGGACACCAAGGGCACGGCGATCATGAATTCGCTGTTCCAGGGCTATATCGAGTGGCAGGGTGACATTCCCATGCGGAGCACCGGAGCGCTGGTGTCCGATCGCGCGGGCACGTCGACCGGCTATGCCATCTTCAATCTTCAGGAGCGCGGCGTGATGTTCATCGCGCCGGTGACCGAGGTCTATGAGGGGATGCTGGTGGGCGAGAACTCGCGCACCGACGATCTGGTGGTGAATATCGTCAAGGAAAAGAAGCTGACGAACATGCGGTCGTCGAGCGCGGATGAGGCGATCCGGCTGGTGCCGCCGCGGATCCTGAACCTGGAGCAGGCGATTGAGTTCATCAACGAAGACGAATGGGTGGAAGTGACTCCGAAGTCGATCCGCCTGCGGAAGAAGATTCTGAAGGCGAATCAGCGGTAG